The segment CGGTCAATGGTGCCGCGCGCTGCATCGCTCCAAGAACTGCGGTCGAGTTCCACGGGGTAGGCGGCGTTTAGGATCTGCCGCCCTGTTTGCATCGCTTCGTCGATCCAATCGGCGACTTGGGCGAGTCGCTTGTGGTCGTGGAGCTCTTTTGATTCGGCGGGTAGATCCTTGGCAGCGGTGTCAAGCAGACGATGCAAACCGGCTGAGGCGGCGAACAGAAGCGGTAGGAGCGAGTCATGGATTTCGTGGCCGATCGCTGCACGCTCGGTCTCAATCAGCTGAGTCAGCTGATCAGAAAGGGCCGAAGGTGATCGAGACGACTCCCCCATCGAGATCAACCAAACCAGCCTTTCTTGTCAAAGCTCGCCATGGCCTTTTCCTCATTGTCCTGAATATCAAATAGCTTGTTCAGCTTGGTGATTTTAAAGACTTCCATCACATTTGGCGAAACCTCGCAGAATTTGAGGTTCACCCCTTGAGCTTTGCATCCTTTGTTCAACATCACCAGCTTGGTGATCATGGCCGACGACATAAATGAGACGCCACGGAAGACGAGTAACATCTTCTTATGAATCGCTTGCGGGATCATCTCTTGCAATTCGCGTCCTACTTGCTCGATTCGTTGTGAGTCCAGGATCTTGCTGTCTGTAAAACCGACCACAAGGATTTCATTGTTCGTTTGAGACGTGACAGCCGACATGGGGTGCTTTCAGGAGTTTCTTAGAAGGAATCAGCAGGGACCTGCCCCGCCCAGGGGGCACCATTAGGTTATCACCCCGATCCCCGAAAGGCAATTATCTTTACGGCGCCAAACGGAGGATCTGAGAAATCGGTCATCAGCCCAAATCAAAATGGTCAAGCTGATCGACGAGCGCATCGAGTGCGTCTGGAGGCTGTTGTGGCCGAGCTTCTTTCGGTTGCTGCTTCGATCCCTCGTTCGACGTTTCGCGATAACCGCCCGCTGGGCCTCCGTTGGTGTGGCGCAATGGTAGAACGGAGGCCGTTGTGTGTTGCGGTGGACTCGTACGTACAGTGATCGGCGGAGTGGAGCGATCCGTTTGGCTCGGTTCGGTGCGGCGCTCCCTTGCCGCGGTCGATTGCCCTTCCCGATCGGCGATCAGCGAAAAAGTACGAACCTGTTTTTCATTCAATAATTCCTGCATAGCGTTCCGAATGGCTTGCGGAGAGCCAAATTGTCGAAGGTCGAACGCATAGAGGCGGCGAGAGCGGTTTGCGGTTGGCTTAGCGGTTTGCTCGTCGTGGGGGTGCGGAAAGCGAGCACCGCGGAGGCCCAACTCGGCAAACGCTTCACATAGTGCGGACGGCGATTGCCAATCGAGAATGGCAACGTCCCCTTGAATCAACTCGAGCGACAAGTGGTCGGTGGAATCGGGCGCAATCTGTTCAGGACGCCCGATCAGCATCAGATCAATCCCAGCGGCTCCCAGCAGTTCGCCAACGATTCGGTCGACGGATTGCAAGCTGCTGCAGTTTTTGGACGCAGCGGGATCGGTTGGCTCGAAGTCCGCCGTG is part of the Novipirellula artificiosorum genome and harbors:
- a CDS encoding STAS domain-containing protein, producing MSAVTSQTNNEILVVGFTDSKILDSQRIEQVGRELQEMIPQAIHKKMLLVFRGVSFMSSAMITKLVMLNKGCKAQGVNLKFCEVSPNVMEVFKITKLNKLFDIQDNEEKAMASFDKKGWFG